The nucleotide window GTTTCTAGTGAATTTGAGGATTAGCAGTATCAAATTGAGGAATATAAATAAAAATTGAGGATTATACAAGAGTAAGTGAGGAATATTCAGACCAGATTGAGGATTATCCTTTGAATAATGAGGAATATATTCTGCACTAAATAGGGTCTTGCAGCATTTTTGAATTTAAATATTAACCAGTGCAAATAAAGAATAGAATCACTCCTAGTGAAGATTAAATTTGCATCCCTTCCCACAAACCTGTAAAATCGGTTGAATATTTAGGGATAGATAATAGCATTCTCAACGAAATTAGAATAAAATGGAAAATACGTGGAAATAATTAAAGTGAAGTGAAACTTCGGATTGAAACCGACGTTCTTAATAAAGAGGTGGAAAAACAAAAATGAGAAAAATACTCGCTTGGCTGATTGTGATACTGTGGATGATGCTCATTTTTTACTTTTCACAGCAACCAGTATTCGATTCACGAGATTTAAGTTCAAATATTACAACACAATTAATAGAGATTGTTGAAAAAGTGACACCGCTGGAAAATGTGGAGAAAAAACAAGTGCATCACCTTGTCCGGAAATACGCGCATTTCACAATCTACTTTTTCCTGGGGATTTTTGCACTGCTGGCACTAAAACTAACAGGATTAAAGCATTCCCTTAGTGCGATAATCGCACTCGTCCTCTGTATGATTTACGCGGTTACCGACGAATACCATCAGCTGTTTGTTGAAGGCAGAGGGGCTCAACTGAAAGATATTTTTATCGATTGGGCCGGGGCTGCGACAGGAATTACAGTGGCGACGCTTCTTGGTTTGATTGGAAAAACGGGCAAGCCACGTTCGGAAAATAGAAAAACCAGCTCCAGGTATAAAGTAAGCGAACATTCATAAATTATTACCAGGAAATCAATAAAATGCAGGAATAGCTCCCTATCTTTAAGAATATGTATATGTATAAACATATTAGAAGTAGAGAACGAAGGGAGCACATGATGAAAGAGCGATGGAAATGGGGGATTATCATCGTGATTGGTTTTTGCATCGTATCGCTGATC belongs to Solibacillus sp. FSL W7-1436 and includes:
- a CDS encoding VanZ family protein, with product MRKILAWLIVILWMMLIFYFSQQPVFDSRDLSSNITTQLIEIVEKVTPLENVEKKQVHHLVRKYAHFTIYFFLGIFALLALKLTGLKHSLSAIIALVLCMIYAVTDEYHQLFVEGRGAQLKDIFIDWAGAATGITVATLLGLIGKTGKPRSENRKTSSRYKVSEHS